The DNA region GACTTTGAAGACCCTGTATTCGTTATTGCACCCGAAAAGGGTGGTATGGTCACCGTATTGCTGAGAGAAGGTGAAATCCCTACACTCAACATGAATATCTCGATAACTGACGACCGCGGGCTGGATTATCTATTGGTAAATATCGAAGGCATCGAAGGATATGAAAACCTAAAAATAGATGCTGATGGCGAAAAAGCTTTTGAGCACTCATTCAACATCACAATGCCTAATGAAAAGAAGGACTATCCGATGACTCTTACCGCTGTCGACAAGACAGGAAAAAGCACAATGATAGAATGTACCGTATCTGTAACCGATGTGCAGGATTTCGAAAAGATGTATCTGGCAGACGTAGCTACCGAAACTGAACTAAACAGCGATGTATTCGGCGTACCGATGCGCATAGATCATGTGGGCGAATTCCAATATCAAGCTCTCTATTATTGCCAGAAAGCTAATACAGAAATCTTCTTCTTACCGCAGAAGACAAGTTTTTCTCCTGTTTGTTATGGTATTGATCCGACAGATGAAACCATGTTGACCGATGATCCGGCACTGGCTAAACCAATTGTACTGACTGAAGCTAATGTATACTATAAAATCAATATTAATATCTTGCTGAAGACGTATGAAATGGAAACTTATTCACTTGCAGAAGCTGTAGACCCATGGCCTGCAAGCATGAAATACGGCTTACCTACCATGGATAAATGGAACAACAACAGCGGTGAGATGATGGACTTTACGTTCGGTCTGACACCTGACAATCCTACCGGAGTAGTCTCTTTCAAACAGGATGCCACTAACCCGCACTTGTTCTACAATGAGCCTATGTCACTGACAGCAGGAGAATCAATGAACTTCATTATTCACAACTATCACACAGATCAATGGTGGAACTTTGTTCGCTGGTGCAGCGATACTGAAGAAGAGCCTGAAATATTCGGCTATTACACCGGAAGTGCATTTAAAAATTCCAATTACACCGGTCCCACTACAACACAAGATGTATGGTCTAAACCTAAAGTGACTGTAACAGGCACCTATCAATTCTGGTTTGATTCCCACCTGGGTAGAGCGAAATTAGTACGAGTAAATTAATCTAATAATAGTCTGACAAATGAGAAAGCAACTATTAATTGCATGTCTTTTGTTACTGTCAATATGCAGCTATGCACAACAGATAACAGTAAAAGGTATAGTGACTTCAGCTACCGATAAGGAACCTTTGATCGGAGCTACAATTCAAGTGAAAGATAGTGGAACAGGCACCATCACAGGCATCGATGGTGATTATACACTGATGAATGTTCCTGCAAACGCCATACTTGTGTATTCTACCATCGGTTACCAGACACAAGAAATCAAAGTGAACGGACAGACCACCATCAACGTTGTGCTGTCGGAATCTGCCGAACTACTGGACGAAGTGGTGGTTATCGGATATGGTGCCGTGAAAAAGAGTGACCTGACCAGTTCCATCGCTACAGTAAAAGGCGATGAAATCACCGAAACTGTAACCGGTAACGCTATGGACGCCTTGCAAGGTAAGATCAACGGTGTACAAGTAACCAGCGGTGGTGGCCCGGGTACACAACCCAAAGTATTGATCCGTGGTGTAACTACGGTTAACGGAACCGATCCGCTCTACGTGGTAGATGGTATGCCGGTAGGTACGAACATCAACTTCCTAAACAGTAATGATATCCAGTCCATGGAAGTTCTAAAAGATGCTTCTGCAGCTGCTATCTACGGTACGCGTGCCTCTAACGGTGTAATCCTGATTACTACCAAGAAAGGTATTGCCGGAAAAACAAATATCAGTTTCAGTGCATCGGCAGGTTTCCAAACGTTGGCTAAGCCCAAGATGGCCAATGCTGCCGAATACAAAGAAGTGTTCAATACCCGCTATACAAATGATGGAGGTACCTCTATCTGGAATGACACCGGTGCCACTACCAATCCGAATGGTACCGACTGGTGGGATGAGGTAATCAATAAGACTGCTTTAGTACAGAATTACTCACTCAACATCTCCGGTGGTAATGACAAATTGGTTTATAATCTTAGCTTAGGTTATTTCCGTAACAATTCACAATACGACTACGGATACTGGGATAAAATCAATGCACGTCTCAATACGGAATATACCTTCAACAAATACGTGAAGATGGGTTTTGACATTGCACCGCGCGTAGAATCATGGGATGATACTCCCAACCTTTTCTCAGCTGCTATGTCCATGGACCCGACAACTCCTGTATTTAAACCACAAGATCAATGGGTGGACAATGAGTTTAACAACTATCAGCGTTCTTATAACAACCAGGAATGGAACCCAGCCGGTTCGTTGCCACGCCAGAATGGACATTCACGTGAAATGGGTGCCATTGTAAACACCTATTTACAAGTAAATCCGATTGAAAAGCTTACCTTACGTACACAATTCGGAGCCAATGCCCACTTCCGTCGCTCGGATGGATTCACGCCCGAATTCTATATCGACGCTTTGGAACAATCTACATTGAGTAATGTTTCCCGTGAGATGCAAGAATGGCTCGACTGGAACTGGACCAATACCGCAACTTATTCTGACACTTTTGCTTCAAAGCATAACATCAATATAATGGGTGGTTTCACTGCAGAACGTTTTGCATGGTTCCAGACCAAAGCTTCACGCGACGATGTGCCCAACAATATGGACATCATGCAGGAAGTAAATGCCGGTACACAGAATCAGAAAGGTGACGGTACTACCACCTACAACACGTTGATATCATACTTAGGACGTATCATGTATAACTATGATAACCGTTACTATGTGACAGCATCTATCCGTGCCGATGGTTCTTCCCGCTTCCCTAAAGGAAACAAGTATGCTATCTTCCCTGCGGTATCTG from Bacteroides sp. MSB163 includes:
- a CDS encoding TonB-dependent receptor; this translates as MRKQLLIACLLLLSICSYAQQITVKGIVTSATDKEPLIGATIQVKDSGTGTITGIDGDYTLMNVPANAILVYSTIGYQTQEIKVNGQTTINVVLSESAELLDEVVVIGYGAVKKSDLTSSIATVKGDEITETVTGNAMDALQGKINGVQVTSGGGPGTQPKVLIRGVTTVNGTDPLYVVDGMPVGTNINFLNSNDIQSMEVLKDASAAAIYGTRASNGVILITTKKGIAGKTNISFSASAGFQTLAKPKMANAAEYKEVFNTRYTNDGGTSIWNDTGATTNPNGTDWWDEVINKTALVQNYSLNISGGNDKLVYNLSLGYFRNNSQYDYGYWDKINARLNTEYTFNKYVKMGFDIAPRVESWDDTPNLFSAAMSMDPTTPVFKPQDQWVDNEFNNYQRSYNNQEWNPAGSLPRQNGHSREMGAIVNTYLQVNPIEKLTLRTQFGANAHFRRSDGFTPEFYIDALEQSTLSNVSREMQEWLDWNWTNTATYSDTFASKHNINIMGGFTAERFAWFQTKASRDDVPNNMDIMQEVNAGTQNQKGDGTTTYNTLISYLGRIMYNYDNRYYVTASIRADGSSRFPKGNKYAIFPAVSASWRIISESFMQDQKVFSNLKLRGGWGRVGNQNIDNDATLTLLGQADYVFGSTPVRVPGTMISGVGNNQLQWETVEDWNVGVDMSFLNSRLGVTFEYFQKKSSNMLYQKQNIFAIGYPDWNSTVWMNIGSMKASGWELSLNWQDKVSDFSYNVGVNLSAVKNRAIKFSGDGPIQTGGFNSDQIIRNEDGGLISRFYGYVADGIFQNWSEVYAHTNEHGKQIQDKAQPGDIRFKDLNHDGVLDENDKTWIGNPYPDLMVGLNLGFNYKNFDFTANFYGTLGNDIFNKTKGLYSGVSGQNVWAGTLEKAWHGEGTSNDIPRLSYNDLNQNYTRVSSFFVEDGSYMRCKLLQVGYTLPKKLLRGTELRLSFSAQNPFTITGYSGMDPERPQIGNDGSVIETGIDGIAYPNPRTFLFGIDFKF